A single genomic interval of Xyrauchen texanus isolate HMW12.3.18 chromosome 8, RBS_HiC_50CHRs, whole genome shotgun sequence harbors:
- the LOC127648329 gene encoding GTPase IMAP family member 9-like: MYQSVPNTVRMREEEHDDRRLLLIGKTGLGKSSTGNTIFNASVFQSKMSSSSVTRRCQTHTDTVNNRRVTVTDTPDFKFSTDRDFDSDSELKRALESSSPGVHAILLFLPLNTFTKQEKEFVEWFEQMFGVEVFRYTIVLFTHADKTHRAVRELIRGNNEVSNLVNRCGGGYCTMNNKDPSNRRQVTELLEKIDRMVSNNTNTCYSLKKLLRTERRVEEEKRRILEEPRREKERIEREHQRELERVRRETEIRVRTEYAQRSKELEEVHKVTETGNGCKRFSQKYRLFIILAAVFGGLAVLVIAIVLSVSFQRQP; encoded by the exons ATGTATCAG AGTGTGCCGAACACAGTGCGGATGAGAGAGGAGGAACATGATGATCGTCGACTGCTGCTGATCGGCAAAACTGGACTTGGAAAAAGCTCAACAGGAAACACCATCTTTAATGCTTCTGTGTTTCAGTCAAAAATGAGTTCTTCATCAGTGACCAGACGATGTCAAACACACACTGATACTGTTAATAACAGAAGAGTGACAGTTACTGATACTCCAGACTTTAAGTTCTCCACTGATAGAGACTTTGATTCAGACTCTGAACTGAAGAGAGCTCTTGAATCATCTTCTCCAGGTGTTCATGCAATCTTGCTTTTCCTTcctttaaacactttcactaaaCAGGAGAAGGAGTTTGTGGAGTGGTTTGAACAGATGTTTGGTGTAGAAGTGTTCAGATATACTATAGTCCTCTTTACTCATGCAGATAAAACACACAGAGCAGTAAGAGAACTGATCAGAGGAAATAATGAAGTGTCTAATCTTGTTAATCGTTGTGGTGGAGGATATTGTACAATGAACAATAAAGATCCATCAAACAGAAGGCAGGTGACTGAACTCCTGGAGAAGATCGACAGAATGGTGTCTAATAACACAAACACCTGCTACAGTCTGAAGAAGCTGCTGAGAACTGAGAGAAGAGTTGAAGAAGAGAAGAGACGGATCTTAGAGGAACCAAGAAGAGAGAAGGAGAGGATAGAGAGAGAACATCAACGGGAATTAGAGAGAGtcaggagagagacagagattcgTGTGAGGACAGAATATGCGCAGAGATCAAAAGAACTAGAAGAAGTTCATAAAGTCACAGAAACTGGCAATGGATGCAAACGGTTTTCTCAAAAGTATCGCCTCTTTATTATACTTGCCGCAGTTTTTGGTGGACTGGCTGTTTTAGTAATTGCCATTGTACTGAGTGTTTCTTTCCAAAGGCAGCCCTAA